The following are encoded together in the Pseudomonas sediminis genome:
- a CDS encoding molybdopterin molybdotransferase MoeA translates to MTTCCDHPGLLPMEAALERLLALAEAAPIEQTEQVALADADGRVLAEPLIAALDLPPWANSAMDGYALRLADWSGQPLPVSQRIQAGAAPAPLQPGTCARIFTGAPLPAGADTVEMQENVELDEAGRVHFREPLKIGQNVRAQGQETRVGEGVLPAGTRLGPIELGLAASLGAAQLSVRRRLRVAVLSTGDELVEPGQALGPGQIYNSNRRLLIAWLQRLGCSVVDAGILPDDLQRTREALGALGEVDLILSTGGVSVGEADFLGIALREAGELALWKLAIKPGKPLTFGHYQGVPVIGLPGNPASTLVTFGLLARPYILCRLGVQRVEPLGFAVPAGFTWRKPGMRREYLRARLEQGRVVPYANQSSGVLRSAAWAEGLAEVMEGSTLAEGDMLRFIPLSEILG, encoded by the coding sequence ATGACTACCTGTTGCGATCATCCCGGACTGTTGCCGATGGAGGCGGCGCTGGAGCGCCTGCTGGCTTTGGCAGAGGCGGCGCCCATCGAGCAGACCGAACAGGTGGCGCTGGCCGACGCCGATGGCCGGGTGCTGGCTGAGCCGCTGATCGCGGCTCTGGATCTGCCGCCCTGGGCCAACAGCGCCATGGACGGTTATGCGCTGCGCCTGGCTGATTGGAGCGGCCAGCCTCTGCCGGTCAGTCAGCGTATTCAGGCTGGTGCTGCGCCTGCGCCCCTGCAGCCGGGTACCTGTGCGCGCATCTTCACCGGTGCGCCGCTGCCTGCAGGTGCCGATACCGTCGAAATGCAGGAGAACGTCGAGCTGGATGAGGCGGGGCGGGTGCACTTCCGTGAGCCGCTGAAAATTGGCCAGAACGTTCGAGCTCAAGGTCAGGAAACCCGCGTAGGCGAAGGTGTGTTGCCAGCCGGTACGCGCCTGGGGCCTATCGAGCTAGGGTTGGCGGCGTCTTTGGGGGCGGCGCAGCTTTCGGTGCGCCGGCGTCTGCGCGTTGCGGTGCTGTCTACTGGCGACGAACTGGTAGAGCCAGGTCAGGCGCTTGGCCCGGGGCAGATCTACAACAGCAATCGGCGTCTGCTGATTGCCTGGTTGCAGCGGCTGGGCTGCAGCGTTGTGGATGCGGGCATCTTGCCCGATGATCTGCAGCGTACCCGCGAAGCGCTGGGGGCCTTGGGCGAGGTCGATCTGATTCTCTCCACGGGTGGCGTTTCGGTGGGGGAGGCGGATTTCCTTGGCATAGCCCTGCGTGAGGCGGGCGAACTGGCGCTGTGGAAGCTGGCGATCAAGCCGGGTAAGCCGCTGACCTTCGGTCATTATCAGGGGGTTCCGGTAATAGGTCTGCCGGGCAACCCTGCTTCGACACTGGTTACCTTCGGACTGCTGGCGCGTCCTTATATTTTGTGTCGTCTTGGCGTTCAGCGGGTCGAGCCGTTGGGCTTCGCGGTACCGGCAGGTTTTACCTGGCGCAAGCCGGGCATGCGCCGCGAGTACCTGCGGGCGCGTCTGGAGCAGGGGCGTGTGGTGCCTTACGCCAACCAGAGTTCTGGCGTTTTGCGCAGCGCCGCCTGGGCAGAAGGCTTGGCCGAGGTCATGGAAGGCAGTACGCTGGCCGAGGGAGATATGTTGCGTTTCATTCCGCTCAGCGAGATTCTCGGCTAG
- a CDS encoding C40 family peptidase: protein MPVTTRVALIALALLLSACSSRAPSPQPIYSPPVSASSYQGGAEDVLFRALGLVGTPYRYGGNTPEGGFDCSGLIGYVYRDAAGISLPRSTRELSAMRTPDVRRDALKSGDLVFFATNGGRAVSHAGIYVGDGRFVHAPSTGGTVRLDSLTSGYWQGVYLDAKRVITPELARNP from the coding sequence ATGCCCGTCACGACCCGTGTTGCCCTCATCGCTCTCGCTCTGCTGCTGAGTGCTTGCAGTAGTCGCGCTCCCTCTCCCCAGCCTATCTATAGTCCTCCAGTCTCTGCTTCGTCCTATCAGGGTGGTGCCGAAGATGTGCTGTTCCGCGCCCTCGGCCTGGTTGGTACGCCCTATCGTTATGGTGGTAATACCCCGGAAGGCGGTTTCGACTGCAGTGGCCTGATTGGCTACGTTTATCGCGATGCTGCCGGTATCAGTCTGCCGCGTTCGACGCGTGAGCTGAGTGCGATGCGCACCCCAGATGTCCGTCGCGATGCCCTGAAAAGTGGTGACCTGGTGTTCTTTGCCACCAATGGCGGACGCGCCGTCAGCCATGCCGGCATCTATGTCGGCGACGGCCGCTTCGTGCATGCCCCCTCTACCGGCGGTACGGTGCGCCTGGACAGCCTCACCAGCGGTTATTGGCAGGGCGTCTATCTCGATGCCAAGCGCGTCATCACGCCAGAGCTCGCGCGTAATCCCTGA
- the moaB gene encoding molybdenum cofactor biosynthesis protein B, with the protein MNHKADAVFVPLNIAVLTVSDTRTLETDTSGQLLVDRLTAAGHQLAARVLLKDDLYKIRAQVATWIAEDQVQVVVITGGTGFTGRDSTPEAVACLLDKQVDGFGELFRQISVADIGTSSIQSRALAGLANGTLVCCLPGSTNACRTAWDGILGEQLDARHRPCNFVPHLKQVGACETRG; encoded by the coding sequence ATGAACCACAAGGCCGATGCGGTTTTCGTGCCGCTGAACATTGCCGTGCTGACCGTTAGCGACACACGCACGTTGGAGACCGACACCTCGGGTCAACTGCTGGTCGACCGCCTGACCGCCGCTGGCCACCAGTTGGCCGCTCGCGTTCTGCTCAAGGATGATCTCTACAAGATCCGCGCCCAGGTAGCGACCTGGATCGCCGAGGATCAGGTGCAGGTGGTGGTGATCACCGGCGGTACCGGTTTCACTGGACGTGACAGCACGCCGGAAGCGGTCGCCTGCCTGCTGGACAAGCAGGTCGATGGTTTCGGCGAGTTGTTCCGGCAGATCTCCGTGGCCGATATCGGCACTTCTAGCATCCAGTCGCGCGCGCTGGCCGGTCTGGCCAACGGCACCCTGGTGTGCTGCCTGCCGGGCTCGACCAATGCCTGTCGCACTGCCTGGGACGGCATCCTCGGTGAGCAACTGGATGCGCGCCATCGTCCCTGCAACTTCGTGCCGCATCTGAAGCAGGTGGGCGCCTGCGAGACGCGCGGATGA
- a CDS encoding C40 family peptidase: MLKRFAPLVPIALTVFLAACAGHAPQTQPQQPISDAAVEPVTRLMIEQDEPADDEINALIDDQPYEMPQLADSLLDLGRSLIGTRYRYGGSSVQSGFDCSGFVGYLFREEVGLELPRSTRELINLDAPKVARADLEPGDLILFNDRGRGRVSHAGIYLGDDQFIHSSSSRSGGVRIDSLDDSYWNRSYLQAKRVLALAPVEDQVAAKRHN, translated from the coding sequence ATGCTAAAACGCTTCGCACCCCTCGTGCCTATTGCACTTACAGTCTTTCTCGCTGCCTGTGCCGGCCATGCGCCGCAGACGCAGCCGCAGCAACCGATCAGCGATGCAGCAGTCGAACCTGTGACTCGCCTGATGATCGAGCAGGATGAACCTGCCGATGATGAGATCAACGCGCTGATCGACGATCAACCCTATGAAATGCCGCAACTGGCCGACAGCCTGCTCGATCTCGGGCGTTCGCTGATCGGTACCCGTTATCGCTACGGCGGTAGCTCGGTACAGTCTGGTTTCGATTGCAGCGGTTTTGTCGGCTACCTGTTCCGCGAGGAAGTCGGCCTGGAACTGCCGCGTTCCACGCGTGAGCTGATCAACCTCGATGCGCCGAAGGTGGCGCGCGCCGATCTGGAACCGGGTGATCTGATCCTGTTCAATGATCGTGGTCGTGGTCGCGTCAGTCATGCCGGCATCTACCTGGGTGATGATCAGTTCATCCACTCCAGCAGTAGTCGCAGTGGTGGTGTGCGCATCGACAGTCTGGACGACAGCTACTGGAACCGCAGCTATCTGCAGGCCAAGCGCGTCCTTGCCCTGGCTCCGGTTGAAGATCAGGTCGCTGCCAAGCGTCATAACTGA